The genomic stretch TACTCAGTTTATCCAAGTCTTCAGGTCTACGGAATTGCAGATACCGCTTTGATCTTTGGCCTACTGCTTGTGTTTGCCAATCTTATTGTTGATGTTGTTTATGCTCTTATTGACCCGCGTATAAGGTATTGAGGTATGAAAAATGGATGCAGAAGTTAGCTCTTCCCTGTTGAGTCAGGAAAGCAAGGAAAAACGTAACCCAGGTCTGGAGAATTTGAAGATCACGTTCAAGTTATTCTTCAAGTCAAGGCTAGCCTTTGTCGGCTTTATAATAACTCTTATCTATTTTGTCATAGCAATAATGGATACCGTTTATCCCCAGTACCTTGGTGTCACTAATCTTTCCTCCATGGTTTATCTCTTGCACGGACAGGTCGTTTCCTCATCAGCCACTCCCGTTGCACCGTCGTTCAATAAAGGATGGTACTTCTGGCTTGGAACAACAGAGTTCAATTTTCCCATACTCCCGGCGATACTGGAATCATTGAAATTTGACATGAGTGCGTCAATCCTTATAGTTGGCGTTGGAGCAATAATAGGAGTTATAATTGGAACCGTTTCCGGATATTTTGGCGGTATAACTGATGAGACTGTGATGAGGATAACCGATATCTTCTTCAGCTTACCGTTTTTCGTTTTTGCCATTGCGATGGTTGCTATTCTTCAGGTTGCGCTTCATGTGGCCCCAATTGATGATATTGTTATTGCACTGGTTATAATATGGTGGCCCATATACGCAAGATTGAGCAGGGGAACTGCTCTCACTATAAAATCCCAGAAATTTGTGGAAGCAGCAACTGCTTCAGGGTCGTCAGGAATGAGGAACGTGTTCGTTCATATAATGCCAAATGTTCTTTCCGCAATATTCGTACAATTTTCCCTTGATCTAGGAACTGTTGTGGGAATTTTCGCGGGCCTGGACTACTTGGGTATAAATTTTGGCGGAACTTTCTTCCCTGAGCTTGGAAATCTCATTGCTGAGGGCCAGCCATACTTCGGTGCTCCTTATGTATTAAATGGTCAAATACTTGGAAGCTCAATATGGTGGCCGGTTCTTATGCCAGGAATTGCTCTGCTTATTTTTATAGTTGCTGTTAATCTGATGGGCGACGGACTCAGAGATGTTCTTGATCCAAAACTTAGAAGGTAGATGAAGGTAAATATAATGTTAGCGCAGGATAAACTTCAGGAGAAAGAGGAAGGTAGTTACCTGAGAGTAGAGAATCTTGAGACTAGGTTTTTCACCTCGAAAGGTATAGTAAAGGCCATAGATAATCTATCTCTCAAAATCGGTAGAGGAGAGGTTTATGGACT from Thermoplasmataceae archaeon encodes the following:
- a CDS encoding ABC transporter permease, with the protein product MDAEVSSSLLSQESKEKRNPGLENLKITFKLFFKSRLAFVGFIITLIYFVIAIMDTVYPQYLGVTNLSSMVYLLHGQVVSSSATPVAPSFNKGWYFWLGTTEFNFPILPAILESLKFDMSASILIVGVGAIIGVIIGTVSGYFGGITDETVMRITDIFFSLPFFVFAIAMVAILQVALHVAPIDDIVIALVIIWWPIYARLSRGTALTIKSQKFVEAATASGSSGMRNVFVHIMPNVLSAIFVQFSLDLGTVVGIFAGLDYLGINFGGTFFPELGNLIAEGQPYFGAPYVLNGQILGSSIWWPVLMPGIALLIFIVAVNLMGDGLRDVLDPKLRR